One Deltaproteobacteria bacterium genomic window, TCAAACACATACACCTTATCTTGATAAATCACTGAAAGGTCACATCTTCCGAGATTTGACACATCCTCTGCCACGATATTTAGCCCTAACGCTGCCAAGTGACTATAAAACACACTTGCATAATAGCCTTCATAGTTAGAAATGGGATTGTTTCGATACCAGTCATTTGGAATGGATG contains:
- a CDS encoding PD-(D/E)XK nuclease domain-containing protein; protein product: SIPNDWYRNNPISNYEGYYASVFYSHLAALGLNIVAEDVSNLGRCDLSVIYQDKVYVFEFKVIDGEEPTGEAIKQLKTKDYAAKYKSKYTDILQIGIEFSKLKRQIVGWDCV